In a single window of the Trypanosoma brucei brucei TREU927 chromosome 6, complete sequence genome:
- a CDS encoding cell division cycle protein 16, putative, whose product MELSAVLESNAQRFLETEQPLNAVPLTAMLREVNPTSVKFSLLHATTLLAARDYDQAFRIAADVAKDFEGNMQAVAIAMKSAYELGDVRGCSAYAERLKDSPSMNVVALCYLGRCAELSGDTKRAVHNYCAALDIDPFCGEPMNALIERRLLGVNELRDTIESLRLPPEAEALRASYYARLPGEFVPKEFDKYIPRTTLLLQAARTEYERNDLQQALSLTTSLLKISPFNRECVCLHLSILVDMKATSKLFDVAHLLCSSKPHAELAVYAVGCFHFSLSNYERAGRFFTRATELDASFAEAWIAYGHCYAKLEEGEQALIVYRRAMNFFPGLPCCSTFVGMQYGRAHQWRLASHFLEEAKKAMPNDPLVLNEIGVLYMRTQRVDKAREMLEEAYKSLVNPENASEHRDCIIFNLATVYRKLQCYKQAIAFYTLYVKCRPSASHGHCALAFTHHLMGDMKMAIAHYHTALSIKADSFCRDMLDRALATEFGEASHGFAKRIEESLCSPSPDDISFLAASRTLRSDPTATSSKDHSHHPSVGRSLFFSA is encoded by the coding sequence ATGGAGCTGTCAGCTGTACTTGAATCGAACGCGCAGAGATTCCTGGAAACCGAACAGCCTCTTAATGCTGTCCCACTCACCGCCATGCTGCGGGAGGTGAACCCCACTTCAGTCAAGTTTTCGCTTCTTCATGCGACAACGTTGCTTGCTGCCAGAGATTATGATCAAGCGTTTCGCATCGCTGCGGATGTGGCAAAGGATTTTGAGGGAAATATGCAGGCGGTGGCGATAGCTATGAAGTCGGCCTATGAATTAGGGGATGTGAGGGGGTGTTCCGCCTATGCAGAAAGACTGAAAGACAGTCCCTCCATGAACGTTGTGGCTTTGTGCTACCTTGGAAGGTGCGCTGAGCTTTCAGGAGACACAAAGCGTGCCGTTCATAACTATTGTGCGGCATTGGATATTGACCCGTTTTGTGGTGAGCCTATGAATGCACTGATTGAGAGAAGGCTCTTGGGTGTCAACGAGTTGCGTGACACTATAGAATCCTTACGGCTGCCACCCGAGGCCGAAGCACTGCGTGCTTCCTATTATGCTCGGTTACCAGGTGAATTTGTTCCCAAAGAGTTTGACAAGTATATTCCGAGGACCACCTTATTGTTACAAGCTGCCCGGACTGAGTATGAAAGAAATGATTTGCAACAGGCTTTGAGTTTGACTACCAGCTTGTTAAAAATCTCACCATTTAATAGAGAATGTGTTTGCTTGCATCTTTCCATTCTTGTAGATATGAAAGCCACCTCAAAGCTGTTTGACGTGGCTCACCTACTTTGCAGCAGCAAACCCCATGCCGAACTTGCAGTTTATGCTGTTGGTTGTTTCCACTTTTCTTTATCCAACTATGAGCGTGCCGGCCGATTTTTCACCAGGGCGACGGAATTAGATGCCTCCTTTGCAGAGGCGTGGATTGCGTATGGTCACTGTTATGCGAAATTAGAGGAAGGAGAGCAGGCACTGATTGTGTACAGACGTGCGATGAACTTCTTCCCCGGACTACCTTGTTGCAGCACGTTTGTTGGCATGCAATATGGTCGAGCCCATCAGTGGAGACTGGCGTCGCACTTCCTCGAGGAGGCTAAGAAGGCGATGCCCAACGACCCCTTGGTACTAAACGAGATTGGCGTTTTGTACATGCGAACCCAACGGGTTGATAAGGCCCGTGAAATGCTTGAAGAGGCCTACAAATCCCTTGTTAATCCTGAAAATGCATCAGAGCACAGAGACTGTATCATTTTTAATTTGGCAACTGTCTACAGAAAGCTTCAGTGTTACAAACAGGCGATTGCCTTCTACACCCTCTATGTCAAATGTCGTCCGAGCGCAAGCCACGGCCACTGCGCTCTAGCATTTACACATCATTTGATGGGTGACATGAAAATGGCTATCGCCCATTATCATACTGCTCTGAGTATTAAGGCTGATTCGTTTTGCCGGGATATGCTGGATCGGGCACTGGCAACAGAGTTTGGGGAGGCGTCGCATGGCTTCGCGAAGAGAATTGAAGAGTCATTGTGTTCTCCTTCCCCCGACGATATATCGTTTTTGGCTGCCTCTCGAACCCTTCGATCTGACCCAACTGCAACATCTAGCAAGGATCATTCTCATCACCCAAGCGTTGGACGGAGTCTGTTCTTCTCCGCGTGA
- a CDS encoding co-chaperone GrpE, putative: MRALTFRSSLCAGRTAVGAMCFGRLWASSTSATEGSEKQNVTEDSETVSVAPVSPEAYAKLEKELSDAKERIAELKKEVLYRAADAENARRIGSEDVTKAKAYGITSFGKDMLDVVDTLERGLEAITKLPQAEVEGHKTLSSIHTGIKLSLKLLLNNLAKHGIEKLDVAVGAKFDPNFHDALLKVPPTAEAPPGHISTVLKTGYKIQDRVLRASQVGVASDD; the protein is encoded by the coding sequence ATGCGTGCGCTTACGTTTCGAAGCTCTTTGTGCGCCGGAAGGACGGCTGTTGGTGCCATGTGTTTCGGTCGACTTTGGGCTTCAAGTACTTCAGCCACCGAAGGCAGCGAGAAACAGAACGTGACAGAAGATTCCGAGACAGTCTCTGTTGCTCCAGTCTCCCCTGAGGCATATGCGAAGCTCGAGAAGGAGCTGTCTGATGCCAAAGAGCGTATCGCCgaattaaaaaaggaagtgctCTATCGTGCTGCTGACGCTGAAAATGCTCGACGTATCGGAAGCGAGGATGTTACAAAAGCGAAGGCGTACGGGATCACTTCGTTTGGAAAGGATATGTTGGATGTTGTGGATACGCTTGAGAGAGGTTTGGAGGCAATCACGAAGCTGCCTCAAGCAGAAGTGGAAGGTCACAAAACCCTTTCTTCTATTCACACAGGAATAAAGTTGTCATTGAAGCTTTTGCTTAATAACTTAGCAAAACACGGGATTGAGAAATTGGATGTTGCCGTGGGCGCTAAATTTGATCCGAACTTTCATGACGCACTTCTTAAAGTGCCACCCACTGCAGAGGCACCCCCTGGTCACATATCAACAGTTCTAAAAACAGGTTACAAGATTCAAGACCGCGTTCTGCGTGCTTCTCAAGTTGGAGTAGCTTCGGATGATTAG
- a CDS encoding hypothetical protein, conserved (similar to Vacuolar protein 8. (Swiss-Prot:P39968) [Saccharomyces cerevisiae]) produces MEGLFIRVVSGSPRQRHSDVENTTPEYTILCAQTPNAADRITQLMNRFRTSTEASSTQTMIYLLQTCVGTDVPPDEVENIVETLVGFANEHPMWTDTIQWICAFVHYYCTDEFTVSLFSEFEVPSVAVRALKEAPQNSHLVLAGCTLLSHFNLYPIGDGISQLTRALSMHSKDPLVCKAACRALAEFTSYVVEAPNLYVTANKEFVGAGGIDVLESVLHEQIGDEETTRYVARIAANAIGSGEPNTLEPDFKVVMYLAEALERYSDSEQLCSCTLRVFSVFPSSPYVDMNAIASLFKNTESEAVAIEAIHFLCSVAMSVKTLKQLIHTTGCVQRVLEVMRKYAGNASIQEYACSLLSYLSFDSETITSFITDANGIILVLAAMRNFPESEDLLVSACAALSGLTFNNLKGQEVIVSEKGVALILEAMGRGKSARLQDNGCLALGTMCWNSDLKADVIRYGGVQMIMRALAAHYTNAGLVKNACRALAQVAFNCEAYRDDMHASGVIPLIMKGMAEHPNYDRVQMHGCVALSYLSWNNEQNSAQIISNNGYAVIINAMRNHAHNAEVQEHASRALANIGGVRSDELTPALELIIGAMRRHEHVSEVQEETCRAIVTLSLISTSYKDKLFELGAAECVVTAMHNFPSTQVVQQEACNALAHLAYEHANLNRAVTELSGVEVLLRAMKTYVNVPKIQLNACGGLSALAFDNTIAQKQIYDLGGVACIIRAMENFERLRMLELGCSVLGTLAWNSEIKESVAVVAIPEILKAMRVHHDSPLLQKSTCRAISQFAFNSESNRKLLAESGAIPLIVLAMRTHVTTDKLLVHGIKALTYLCWENSQVAEAIISEGIEEVLQHVIDTYPASTRVYGEAAHLSKILFRKVTGSPNPSVRVYSPPVFSPVSVSQTPGSAVTRTDTAMLLSPPLRDASDVGHFYGRHSDTGRKDDWHPAEYQKSPKLEHQQQRQQHQRNNRGDKETQGPGETRGEIDGAGRRRRNRRRGGGGGGGGGGGRFDRPPNQCEPPGALVRDSPERRTEVHNTWSPRRDGGSSRPLSPDDLWDDPHPSTYHGNRELGNLSWQQVQLTRQQEERHVTSGDRSYRGGGGGGRGGRRYPNPRGNAPTRGRGDSRRCQ; encoded by the coding sequence ATGGAAGGTTTGTTTATTCGGGTTGTGTCGGGTAGCCCTAGGCAGAGACATTCGGATGTTGAAAATACAACACCCGAGTACACCATCCTATGTGCTCAGACGCCAAATGCAGCGGATCGCATCACGCAACTGATGAACCGCTTCCGAACGTCTACCGAGGCAAGCTCTACTCAAACCATGATCTACCTCCTTCAGACGTGTGTTGGGACAGATGTACCACCCGACGAGGTGGAGAACATAGTGGAGACATTGGTAGGGTTCGCAAACGAGCATCCGATGTGGACAGACACCATCCAGTGGATCTGCGCCTTTGTACACTATTACTGCACCGACGAGTTCACCGTTTCTCTGTTTTCTGAATTTGAAGTGCCTTCCGTCGCGGTTCGAGCACTGAAGGAGGCACCACAAAACAGCCATCTCGTACTTGCTGGATGTACCCTGTTGTCGCACTTCAACCTATATCCTATTGGAGACGGAATATCTCAGCTGACGCGCGCTCTCTCTATGCACAGCAAGGATCCCTTGGTATGTAAAGCGGCGTGCCGTGCTCTCGCTGAGTTTACATCGTACGTTGTTGAGGCTCCGAATCTTTATGTCACGGCGAATAAGGAATTTGTTGGGGCGGGTGGCATTGACGTTCTCGAAAGTGTATTGCATGAACAAATAGGCGACGAGGAGACAACTCGATACGTGGCTCGAATTGCCGCTAACGCCATAGGTTCAGGGGAGCCGAATACTTTGGAGCCGGATTTCAAGGTTGTAATGTATTTGGCGGAGGCACTCGAACGATATTCCGATTCAGAGCAGCTCTGTAGCTGTACTCTGCGTGTCTTTAGCGTTTTTCCGTCTTCACCGTATGTTGACATGAACGCTATAGCATCGTTATTTAAAAACACCGAGTCGGAGGCAGTTGCTATAGAAGCTATTCACTTCCTATGCAGTGTGGCGATGAGTGTGAAGACTCTGAAGCAGCTAATTCATACAACTGGTTGCGTGCAGCGGGTGCTGGAGGTTATGCGGAAGTATGCGGGAAATGCTTCGATACAGGAGTACGCCTGTAGTCTGCTATCATACCTTTCTTTTGACTCCGAGACGATAACCTCTTTCATAACGGATGCGAATGGCATCATTCTCGTCCTTGCAGCAATGCGAAACTTTCCTGAGTCAGAGGACTTGCTTGTTTCTGCTTGCGCTGCTCTAAGTGGCTTGACGTTTAACAATCTCAAGGGCCAAGAGGTTATCGTCTCGGAAAAGGGCGTTGCTCTGATTCTGGAGGCGATGGGCCGCGGGAAAAGTGCTCGACTACAAGACAACGGCTGCCTGGCGCTTGGGACCATGTGCTGGAACAGTGATTTGAAGGCCGACGTGATACGCTACGGCGGCGTGCAGATGATCATGAGGGCACTGGCGGCGCATTACACAAACGCTGGTCTTGTAAAAAATGCATGTCGTGCTTTGGCGCAAGTTGCTTTTAACTGCGAGGCCTACCGTGATGACATGCACGCAAGCGGAGTTATACCACTGATTATGAAGGGAATGGCTGAGCACCCGAACTATGACCGTGTGCAAATGCACGGTTGTGTGGCTTTGTCTTACCTTTCCTGGAATAATGAGCAGAATTCTGCGCAGATAATATCGAACAACGGTTATGCTGTTATCATTAACGCGATGCGAAACCATGCACATAATGCTGAAGTTCAGGAGCATGCTTCGCGTGCTCTCGCAAACATTGGGGGAGTCCGCTCGGATGAGCTCACACCAGCATTGGAGTTAATAATTGGGGCTATGCGGCGTCATGAACATGTGAGTGAGGTTCAGGAGGAAACTTGTCGTGCCATAGTCACCCTCTCACTAATTTCGACGTCTTACAAAGATAAACTGTTTGAGCTTGGTGCTGCCGAATGTGTTGTGACTGCTATGCACAACTTTCCATCTACCCAAGTGGTGCAGCAGGAAGCATGCAACGCGTTGGCTCACCTTGCATACGAACACGCCAATCTTAACCGAGCAGTGACAGAACTCAGTGGAGTGGAGGTACTTTTGAGAGCGATGAAGACGTACGTAAATGTGCCAAAAATACAACTAAATGCGTGTGGAGGCCTTAGCGCCCTAGCTTTTGACAACACCATAGCACAGAAGCAGATCTACGACCTTGGGGGTGTAGCGTGTATCATACGAGCCATGGAGAACTTCGAGCGGCTGCGCATGCTGGAGTTGGGTTGTTCTGTGCTCGGGACGCTTGCATGGAACTCTGAGATAAAGGAAAGCGTTGCCGTGGTGGCAATCCCTGAAATTCTGAAGGCTATGCGAGTGCATCACGACAGCCCACTACTCCAAAAATCTACGTGCCGTGCAATTTCCCAGTTCGCGTTTAACTCGGAGAGTAATCGTAAACTACTGGCCGAATCTGGCGCCATACCGTTAATCGTCCTTGCCATGCGCACACACGTTACCACAGACAAGCTTCTCGTGCACGGAATAAAGGCTTTGACATATCTCTGTTGGGAGAATTCCCAGGTCGCAGAGGCTATCATTAGTGAGGGTATCGAAGAGGTTCTCCAACACGTTATTGACACATATCCGGCGTCTACACGGGTTTATGGTGAAGCTGCCCATCTATCCAAGATTCTTTTCCGCAAAGTTACGGGCAGCCCAAACCCGAGTGTACGCGTCTATTCCCCACCGGTATTCTCGCCTGTTTCCGTGTCACAGACCCCGGGGTCTGCCGTCACTCGCACAGATACCGCCATGTTGCTGAGCCCACCCTTGCGGGACGCGTCCGATGTTGGGCATTTTTACGGTCGCCACTCAGATACAGGCCGAAAGGATGATTGGCATCCCGCTGAATATCAGAAGTCTCCGAAACTAGAGCACCAGCAACAAAGACAGCAACATCAACGAAACAACCGTGGGGATAAGGAGACACAGGGACCCGGTGAGACGAGGGGTGAAATTGACGGAGCGGGTCGCAGGCGCCGCAACCGGCgtcgaggaggaggaggaggaggaggggggggcgGTGGCCGCTTTGACAGACCCCCCAATCAGTGCGAACCCCCAGGCGCACTCGTTCGTGATTCCCCCGAACGTCGCACCGAAGTTCACAATACCTGGTCCCCGCGACGGGACGGTGGGTCTTCTCGTCCGCTGTCTCCTGACGACCTATGGGATGACCCCCACCCGAGCACATACCATGGGAATCGTGAGCTCGGGAATCTCAGCTGGCAGCAGGTGCAGCTTACTCGTCAACAGGAGGAGCGACACGTGACTTCAGGCGATAGGTCATATCGTGGAGGGGGAGGTGGGGGACGGGGTGGAAGAAGGTATCCAAACCCGCGAGGTAATGCCCCTACTCGTGGACGTGGTGATAGTAGAAGGTGCcagtaa
- a CDS encoding hypothetical protein, conserved (similar to GP:4741688: hypothetical protein {Trypanosoma brucei brucei}(PMID:9705321)), producing MSVPEWARSEHSIEEAKEYLRTGNSVDFFELVSSHILREHPLDVAAFALDLVERISKLGNTLSARDYHPKRVEDNKYLQEKNVCEFLNEWILALLKERPDTDEARMSFHKRYLKSLVDGGGCSQCTSVN from the coding sequence ATGAGCGTACCTGAGTGGGCAAGAAGTGAGCATTCCATTGAGGAGGCTAAGGAATATTTGCGGACGGGAAATTCAGTGGACTTCTTCGAGTTAGTTTCGAGCCACATCCTCCGAGAACACCCCCTGGATGTTGCGGCCTTTGCCCTGGATCTAGTAGAACGTATTTCAAAGTTAGGGAACACTCTTTCAGCCCGCGATTATCACCCTAAGAGGGTAGAGGATAATAAGTACCTGCAGGAAAAGAATGTGTGCGAATTCCTTAACGAGTGGATATTGGCCCTTTTGAAAGAGCGCCCAGACACGGACGAGGCTCGTATGAGCTTCCATAAGCGCTACCTGAAGTCACTGGTAGATGGTGGCGGTTGTTCCCAATGTACTTCGGTCAACTGA
- a CDS encoding rac serine-threonine kinase, putative, whose translation MTIDYSGFLDEPSGASSEVTASRYFEIRGSILYCWTYKPENPGDKPLSSIDLTDVHITRDEADRRSWSVQGGKLRKPHMFTAENEEEREVWIEKMAHPNPANTEILRTLEQTSDGDDTAPLCSGGSNRVSLNDFQFAAKIGKGSFSSVYAATEKATGKTYAIKKMEKEVIERYNMIDNISAERLILQKIDHPFIVSLHYAFQTKGSLYLVMDFLSGGELFFHLESVSVFDEWRAKFYCGEIALALGYLHAQDIIYRDLKPENAVLDADGHVCLTDFGLAKMDVRDACNFTFCGTPEYIAPEFLLGKPHGKAVDWWSLGILLYEMLEGIPPFYSENVSAMYDKILSSELQFGDGEGGSNNMPQISEEAQDLLRRLLDRNPDTRLQDVEELKGHPFFRDLDWEKLFRREIEPPFRPDGNALSNFDQEFTSADPPMVQPDDEVVEDKSICGFTFNGRSRPT comes from the coding sequence ATGACCATCGATTACTCAGGTTTTCTTGATGAACCGAGTGGAGCCTCCAGCGAGGTAACCGCATCGCGGTACTTTGAGATCCGTGGGTCGATACTTTACTGCTGGACTTATAAACCCGAGAATCCAGGAGACAAACCGCTTAGCTCCATTGATCTTACGGACGTGCACATTACACGGGATGAAGCTGATCGGAGGTCGTGGTCAGTCCAGGGTGGAAAACTCCGCAAGCCGCATATGTTCACtgctgaaaatgaggaggaaagggaggtTTGGATAGAGAAGATGGCACATCCAAACCCTGCTAACACTGAGATACTTCGCACGTTAGAGCAAACTAGTGATGGGGATGATACAGCTCCTCTTTGCAGTGGTGGAAGCAACAGGGTGTCTTTGAACGACTTCCAATTTGCGGCGAAAATTGGGAAGGGATCATTCAGCTCTGTGTATGCTGCTACAGAGAAAGCTACTGGTAAAACTTacgcaattaaaaaaatggaaaaagaggtGATTGAGCGCTACAACATGATCGATAACATTTCTGCAGAGAGGCTCATTCTTCAGAAGATTGATCATCCTTTCATCGTGTCCCTTCATTATGCCTTTCAAACCAAAGGCAGCCTTTACCTTGTGATGGATTTCTTATCCGGAGGAGAACTATTCTTTCATCTCGAATCTGTGTCGGTTTTTGACGAGTGGCGTGCAAAGTTTTATTGCGGCGAGATTGCGCTCGCCCTTGGCTATCTTCACGCGCAAGACATCATTTACCGCGACTTAAAGCCCGAAAACGCAGTGCTTGACGCGGATGGACACGTGTGCCTTACCGACTTCGGGCTTGCCAAGATGGATGTACGCGATGCTTGTAATTTCACCTTCTGTGGGACTCCAGAATATATAGCTCCAGAGTTTCTGCTTGGGAAGCCCCACGGGAAGGCGGTTGACTGGTGGTCGCTCGGTATTCTACTATACGAGATGCTGGAGGGCATACCACCCTTCTACAGCGAGAATGTAAGTGCCATGTATGATAAGATACTGAGCTCCGAACTGCAGTTTGGCGACGGTGAGGGCGGGAGCAACAACATGCCCCAAATATCGGAGGAGGCCCAAGACCTTCTCCGCCGGCTCTTAGACCGCAACCCCGACACCCGACTCCAGGATGTGGAGGAGCTGAAAGGTCACCCATTCTTTCGTGACCTCGACTGGGAAAAGCTGTTCCGGCGAGAGATTGAACCCCCGTTCCGCCCAGACGGCAACGCGCTGAGTAATTTCGATCAAGAGTTCACTTCTGCGGACCCTCCAATGGTACAACCGGACGATGAAGTAGTGGAGGACAAAAGCATATGCGGTTTCACGTTTAATGGGAGATCAAGACCTACATAG
- a CDS encoding adenosine kinase, putative (similar to GB:AAC80288.1: adenosine kinase {Leishmania donovani}), whose amino-acid sequence MSSAPLRVYVQCNPLLDVSAHVSDEFLVKYGLERGTAILLSERQKGIFDDIEKMPNVRYVPGGSGLNVARVAQWMQQAYKGKFVTYVGCIADDRYGKVLKEAAEHEGIVMAVEHTTKAGSGACAVCITGKERTLVADLGAANHLSSEHMRSPAVVRAMDESRIFYFSGFTLTVDVNHVLQACRKAREVDGLFMINLSAPFIMQFFSAQLGEVLPYTDIIVANRHEAKEFANMMKWDTDCVEEIARRAVSEVPYTGTKGRVVVFTRDIEPTVIATKDGVETVPVPQLDQDKVIDMNGAGDAFVGGFLSAYAVGKDLRRCCETGHYTAQEVIQQDGCSFPEKPSFSP is encoded by the coding sequence ATGTCATCCGCTCCTCTGAGGGTATACGTTCAGTGTAATCCATTACTTGACGTCTCGGCTCACGTGTCCGACGAATTTTTGGTCAAGTATGGTTTGGAGCGCGGTACGGCCATCTTGTTGTCTGAGCGCCAGAAAGGAATATTCGACGATATCGAGAAAATGCCCAATGTGCGGTATGTCCCTGGTGGATCTGGCTTGAACGTGGCGCGCGTTGCGCAGTGGATGCAGCAAGCGTATAAGGGGAAGTTTGTTACATATGTTGGCTGCATTGCAGATGATCGGTACGGCAAGGTTCTGAAGGAAGCTGCCGAGCATGAAGGAATTGTGATGGCTGTTGAGCATACGACGAAAGCAGGGAGTGGTGCGTGTGCAGTTTGTATCACCGGCAAGGAACGCACTCTTGTTGCTGATCTTGGTGCAGCAAATCACCTCTCCAGTGAGCATATGCGCTCCCCTGCTGTCGTGAGGGCGATGGATGAATCCAGAATTTTCTATTTCTCCGGTTTCACGTTGACAGTTGACGTTAATCACGTTCTTCAGGCGTGCAGAAAGGCTCGTGAGGTGGATGGACTTTTTATGATCAACTTATCGGCCCCTTTTATTATGCAATTCTTTTCCGCGCAACTTGGGGAGGTTCTGCCCTATACTGATATAATTGTGGCCAACCGACATGAGGCAAAGGAGTTTGCCAACATGATGAAGTGGGATACGGACTGTGTCGAGGAGATTGCAAGGCGAGCAGTATCTGAGGTTCCTTACACAGGCACAAAAGGTCGTGTTGTTGTGTTCACTCGTGATATTGAACCTACTGTAATTGCAACTAAGGATGGTGTGGAGACGGTTCCTGTACCTCAGTTAGATCAGGACAAAGTAATTGACATGAATGGTGCTGGGGATGCATTTGTGGGTGGATTTTTGAGTGCTTATGCCGTTGGTAAGGATTTGCGGCGCTGTTGCGAAACTGGCCACTACACAGCACAAGAGGTTATCCAGCAAGACGGTTGCTCGTTCCCCGAGAAGCCCAGTTTCTCTCCTTGA
- a CDS encoding adenosine kinase, putative (similar to GB:AAC80288.1: adenosine kinase {Leishmania donovani}), translating to MSSAPLRVYVQCNPLLDVSAHVSDEFLVKYGLERGTAILLSERQKGIFDDIEKMPNVRYVPGGSGLNVARVAQWMQQAYKGKFVTYVGCIADDRYGKVLKEAAEHEGIVMAVEHTTKAGSGACAVCITGKERTLVADLGAANHLSSEHMRSPAVVRAMDESRIFYFSGFTLTVDVNHVLQACRKAREVDGLFMINLSAPFIMQFFSAQLGEVLPYTDIIVANRHEAKEFANMMKWDTDCVEEIARRAVSEVPYTGTKGRVVVFTRDIESTVLATKDGVETVPVPQLDQDKVIDMNGAGDAFMGGFLSAYAVGKDLRRCCETGHYTAQEVIQRDGCSFPEKPSFSP from the coding sequence ATGTCATCCGCTCCTCTGAGGGTATACGTTCAGTGTAATCCATTACTTGACGTCTCGGCTCACGTGTCCGACGAATTTTTGGTCAAGTATGGTTTGGAGCGCGGTACGGCCATCTTGTTGTCTGAGCGCCAGAAAGGAATATTCGACGATATCGAGAAAATGCCCAATGTGCGGTATGTCCCTGGTGGATCTGGCTTGAACGTGGCGCGCGTTGCGCAGTGGATGCAGCAAGCGTATAAGGGGAAGTTTGTTACATATGTTGGCTGCATTGCAGATGATCGGTACGGCAAGGTTCTGAAGGAAGCTGCCGAGCATGAAGGAATTGTGATGGCTGTTGAGCATACGACGAAAGCAGGGAGTGGTGCGTGTGCAGTTTGTATCACCGGCAAGGAACGCACTCTTGTTGCTGATCTTGGTGCAGCAAATCACCTCTCCAGTGAGCATATGCGCTCCCCTGCTGTCGTGAGGGCGATGGATGAATCCAGAATTTTCTATTTCTCCGGTTTCACGTTGACAGTTGACGTTAATCACGTTCTTCAGGCGTGCAGAAAGGCTCGTGAGGTGGATGGACTTTTTATGATCAACTTATCGGCCCCTTTTATTATGCAATTCTTTTCCGCGCAACTTGGGGAGGTTCTGCCCTATACTGATATAATTGTGGCCAACCGACATGAGGCAAAGGAGTTTGCCAACATGATGAAGTGGGATACGGACTGTGTCGAGGAGATTGCAAGGCGAGCAGTATCTGAGGTTCCTTACACAGGCACAAAAGGTCGTGTTGTTGTGTTCACTCGTGATATTGAATCAACAGTGCTTGCAACTAAGGATGGTGTGGAGACGGTTCCTGTACCTCAGTTAGATCAGGACAAAGTAATTGACATGAATGGTGCTGGGGATGCATTTATGGGTGGATTTTTGAGTGCTTATGCCGTTGGTAAGGATTTGCGGCGCTGTTGCGAAACTGGCCACTACACAGCACAAGAGGTTATCCAGCGTGACGGTTGCTCGTTCCCCGAGAAGCCCAGTTTCTCTCCttga